A section of the Delphinus delphis chromosome 1, mDelDel1.2, whole genome shotgun sequence genome encodes:
- the GPX7 gene encoding glutathione peroxidase 7, whose translation MGRLRSRARLSTARGEGGASCPAGRLEPGPPPPAPRARDPSPAFAFATPPARERVMMAGLAAAWLLLAAAACAQREQDFYDFKAVNIRGKLVSLEKYRGSVSLVVNVASECGFTDQHYRALQQLQRDLGPHHFNVLAFPCNQFGQQEPNSNKEIENFARHTYSVSFPMFSKITVTGTGAHPAFKYLIQTSGKEPTWNFWKYLVAPDGKVIGAWDPTMSVEELRPQITALVRKLILKKREDL comes from the exons atggggagactgaggtccaGAGCCCGGCTGTCCACCGCCCGCGGAGAAGGGGGCGCGTCCTGCCCGGCTGGCCGCTTGGAGCCGGGGCCGCCTCCTCCCGCCCCCCGCGCCCGTGACCCCAGCCCTGCCTTTGCCTTTGCCACGCCGCCTGCTCGGGAGCGAGTCATGATGGCGGGACTGGCGGCAGCATGGCTGCTCCTGGCGGCTGCGGCCTGCGCGCAGCGGGAGCAGGACTTCTACGACTTCAAGGCGGTCAACATCCGGGGCAAGTTGGTGTCTCTGGAGAAGTACCGCGGCTCG GTGTCCCTGGTGGTGAACGTGGCTAGCGAGTGTGGCTTCACAGACCAGCACTACCGGGCCCTGCAACAGCTACAGCGGGACCTGGGACCTCACCACTTCAACGTGCTTGCCTTTCCCTGCAACCAGTTTGGCCAGCAGGAGCCCAACAGCAACAAGGAGATTGAGAACTTTGCCCGCCACACCTACAGTGTCTCTTTCCCCATGTTTAGCAAGATCACAGTCACCGGCACTGGTGCCCACCCTGCCTTCAAGTACCTGATCC AGACTTCTGGAAAGGAGCCCACCTGGAACTTCTGGAAGTACCTAGTGGCCCCAGATGGAAAGGTGATAGGGGCTTGGGACCCAACCATGTCGGTGGAGGAGTTAAGGCCCCAGATTACAGCGCTTGTGAGGAAGCTCATCCTGAAGAAACGAGAAGACTTATAA